In Colletotrichum destructivum chromosome 8, complete sequence, the following proteins share a genomic window:
- a CDS encoding Putative dynamin stalk domain, dynamin, GTPase domain, GTPase effector domain-containing protein, whose translation MTLPSATSPRAFGSERQIPRLSTPQRPRSYLGSQNGDSQAAESATYSPRSDKEDNALGEERHDVLPDNPFDSESSRILFDAIDRLQSCGVGQELAIPQLVIVGGQSAGKSSLLQSLTDIPFPVGKGCCTRFATRIVSRRTAPGSMNAVKITIVDPEVTDIFGYPPDDAYRRYSYVSDRLGAEEFGEMMENISASYMGIKPGQGSHTKNFATQVLRIELSGPSRSHFSILDVPGIIAYPRHVNEYELHGVKKMVEEYMKEPANIVICVAAATADLETQEIFNMAANLVDKKRLVGVFTKCDRLESPTEVVEIASEGGEDSEKSMQGGWFVVRNRSELDDDDFDVKEAERKLFDQPPWNKIRRERRGSSALQEHLGNLLCAQIRGNFPVIQESVRSLLSDAESSRRALGDPRPSHSLRQQYIRDVVERYHATAVKTLKSPGSLSDEALRVRGLVREANELFTAEMHNRGHTHLFEDPDADPMTQLADAVEFYAARIAGKTTGTKHERDVTSPPLTPPEKNRAATQFPTSQKSPIKPLVEEIGEQLRIWQTTELPGLVNTEVIQVLYRKQSENWQRIAEYHIDCIANDIETASNWILEDACSPACCSSILYQELSRVLTQLQQQAKKKAVDELKEYCRRERASHLQTTDVRFEKRLQALRTVRLLNSLGSIPPFTPGNNNLNIDHAKRLFRHFHHSSENNMIYDVHDVVKVYYQLSLEAFIRYITNDIVEDFISYSEGPLMGLSTDWVLKLSEEDVEKLAREDEETMHKRAHYDRIVEKLKTAHEIAENARIQTRSVGHVSGVSAA comes from the exons ATGACACTGCCATCCGCAACTTCACCCAGGGCATTCGGTTCTGAGCGGCAGATACCTCGCCTCAGTACGCCACAGCGCCCTAGAAGTTATCTCGGGTCACAGAACGGCGATTCGCAGGCCGCTGAGTCTGCAACTTACTCTCCGCGTTCCGACAAAGAGGACAACGCGCTGGGCGAAGAGCGGCATGACGTTCTTCCAGACAACCCCTTTGACAGCGAGAGCAGCAGGATCCTgttcgacgccatcgaccgGCTGCAGTCGTGCGGCGTGGGCCAGGAATTGGCGATTCCTCAG CTGGTCATAGTCGGAGGCCAGTCCGCCGGCAAGTCCTCGCTGCTCCAGAGCCTGACTGACATCCCGTTCCCCGTCGGCAAGGGATGCTGCACCCGCTTCGCCACGCGCATCGTGTCGCGCAGGACGGCGCCCGGCAGTATGAACGCCGTCAAAatcaccatcgtcgacccCGAAGTGACAGACATTTTTGGGTATCCACCTGATGACGCCTACAGAAGGTACAGTTATGTCAGTGATCGTCTGGGAGCCGAGGAATTCGGCGAGATGATGGAAAAT ATATCAGCATCGTACATGGGCATCAAACCCGGTCAAGGGTCTCACACGAAAAACTTCGCCACCCAGGTTCTTCGCATCGAGCTCTCGGGCCCGTCCCGGTCACACTTTAGCATCCTCGATGTGCCGGGTATCATTGCGTACCCTCGCCACGTCAACGAGTACGAGTTGCATGGTGTCAAGAAGATGGTGGAAGAATACATGAAGGAACCAGCAAACATTGTCAT CTGTGTGGCCGCTGCTACCGCAGATCTGGAAACACAGGAGATCTTCAACATGGCTGCCAATCTTGTTGACAAGAAACGCCTTGTCGGTGTCTTTACCAAGTGTGACAGATTGGAGTCCCCAACTGAG GTGGTCGAAATCGCAAGCGAGGGCGGTGAAGACTCGGAAAAGTCCATGCAAGGCGGCTGGTTTGTAGTGCGGAATCGTTCTGAgcttgatgacgacgatTTCGATGTCAAAGAAGCTGAACGCAAGCTCTTCGATCAACCGCCGTGGAACAAGATACGGAGGGAACGTAGGGGTTCTAGCGCGCTCCAGGAACATCTCGGCAACCTACTCTGCGCCCAGATCCGCGGTAACTTCCCCGTCATCCAGGAGTCTGTCCGGAGCCTGCTCTCGGACGCCGAAAGCTCCCGAAGGGCCCTCGGCGATCCGCGCCCCAGCCACAGTCTCCGCCAGCAGTACATCAGGGACGTTGTTGAGAGATACCACGCCACTGCGGTCAAGACGCTCAAGAGCCCGGGTTCCTTGTCTGACGAGGCGCTCCGTGTGCGCGGGCTGGTGCGGGAGGCGAACGAGCTCTTCACGGCAGAGATGCACAACCGCGGCCACACCCATCTCTTCGAGGACCCCGACGCCGATCCGATGAcgcagctcgccgacgccgtggaaTTTTACGCGGCGAGGATTGCCGGAAAGACAACGGGTACCAAACACGAGCGCGACGTCACATCTCCCCCCTTGACGCCGCCAGAGAAAAACCGAGCGGCCACGCAGTTCCCCACTTCGCAAAAGTCACCCATAAAGCcgctcgtcgaggagatcgGCGAACAGCTCCGCATCTGGCAGACAACGGAGCTACCGGGGCTGGTGAACACGGAGGTGATCCAGGTTCTGTACAGGAAGCAGTCGGAGAACTGGCAGCGGATCGCTGAGTACCACATCGACTGCATAGCCAATGACATCGAGACGGCTTCCAACTGGATCCTCGAGGACGCCTGCTCGCCCGCCTGCTGCTCCAGCATCCTCTACCAAGAGCTCTCCCGCGTCCTCAcccagctccagcagcaggcgaagaagaaagcCGTAGACGAACTCAAGGAGTACTGCCGCCGGGAGCGGGCGTCGCACCTCCAGACCACCGATGTGAGATTCGAGAAGAGGCTTCAGGCGCTACGGACTGTCCGGCTCCTGAACAGTCTCGGTTCTATCCCGCCGTTTACGCCTGGCAACAACAACCTGAATATCGACCATGCCAAGCGCTTGTTCCGCCATTTCCACCATTCCAGCGAGAACAACATGATCTACGATGTGCACGACGTCGTAAAGGTTTACTACCAG CTGTCCCTGGAGGCCTTCATTCGATACATCACGAACGACATCGTCGAAGACTTTATCTCGTACTCTGAGGGACCATTGATGGGCTTGTCGACCGACTGGGTATTGAAGCtcagcgaggaggacgtcgagaAATTGGCACgcgaggacgaagagacTATGCACAAGCGTGCGCACTATGACCGCATCGTTGAGAAGCTAAAGACCGCCCACGAGATCGCTGAGAATGCTAGAATCCAGACCAGAAGTGTCGGGCATGTGTCGGGCGTTTCTGCTGCCTAG
- a CDS encoding Putative chloramphenicol acetyltransferase-like domain superfamily, translated as MEAVRRLLGVPPARTAPRVDDDHVYPLHVLDDTKMHREIFLNWILVFDDVLDAGRLHRSLARLLELGDWRKIGGRLRLKVAICLSFLPLPEDGRLEVQVPQAFTAERPAIAYSHESLDMDMKDHPIARTLPKVTKNASIQPGAPCYKSFAAPTPATLNDYLYKDIPQLSLRITSFQDATLVALSWPHTLMDVMGQEALLRAWSLVLGGRESDVQPVIGAYKDAMAAAISGYNKGEFKLRNKVLRGFSLVKFVLRLVWDKIWNPALVTQTILVPQSALTELRRQAQMDLRLGYGKPPFVSDGDILAAWLARAVASSLPRPRPMTLVHALNARTRLSSLDAPGVFIQNMVVAAHTLLSADCARGQLGQIALENRRHLMAQSTEGQVLAFLHEQLKDCKSGGNPRMLLCTDPDAVLLTFTNWSQAKLFRAADFSPAVVHTAKTALRRSGNPPGTITTHFVDVVSGSPVRMSWVGVLGKDHGDNYWLSGLLLPSVWAKVEEGFAKL; from the exons ATGGAAGCTGTACGGCGCCTGCTTGGAGTACCTCCAGCGAGAACTGCACCAAGAGTTGATGACGACCATGTTTACCCCCTCCACGTGCTAGATGACACTAAGATGCATCGGGAGATTTTTCTTAATTGGATACTGGTGTTTGACGATGTACTCGATGCTGGAAGGCTACATAGATCGTTAGCCCGGCTCCTTGAGCTAGGTGACTGGAGAAAGATTGGGGGGCGTCTCAGGCTGAAGGTAGCTATTTGTTTGAGTTTCCTGCCGTTGCCC gaagacggccgacTAGAGGTCCAGGTTCCACAGGCCTTTACAGCAGAACGTCCCGCCATAGCCTACAGCCACGAAAGCTTAGATATGGATATGAAAG ACCATCCCATCGCAAGGACACTTCCTAAAGTCACGAAAAACGCCTCCATTCAGCCTGGGGCTCCGTGTTACAAGTCTTTTGCAGCCCCTACGCCAGCCACGTTGAATGACTATCTCTATAAAGACATTCCCCAGCTGTCGTTACGCATCACTTCATTCCAAGACGCAACACTTGTCGCACTCTCTTGGCCTCATACGCTGATGGACGTCATGGGCCAGGAAGCACTTCTCCGCGCGTGGTCTTTAGTCCTAGGTGGCCGAGAATCGGATGTACAACCTGTCATAGGGGCCTACAAAGATGCGATGGCTGCAGCTATTAGTGGCTACAACAAGGGGGAGTTCAAACTAAGGAACAAGGTGCTACGTGGTTTTAGCCTTGTCAAGTTTGTGCTCCGATTGGTGTGGGACAAAATATGGAACCCAGCTCTTGTAACGCAAACCATCCTCGTCCCTCAGAGTGCTCTTACAGAGCTGCGACGACAGGCTCAGATGGATCTACGTTTGGGATACGGCAAACCGCCCTTTGTTAGCGATGGAGATATACTTGCTGCATGGTTAGCGCGCGCAGTGGCTTCATCACttccgcggccgcggcccaTGACCCTGGTTCACGCTCTCAACGCACGCACCCGTCTTTCGTCGCTCGACGCACCAGGCGTTTTCATACAAAATATGGTGGTGGCAGCCCATACACTTCTGTCAGCTGATTGTGCAAGGGGGCAGCTTGGGCAGATTGCGCTGGAAAACCGGCGTCACCTGATGGCGCAGTCAACAGAAGGCCAGGTCCTAGCCTTTTTACACGAACAGCTGAAGGATTGCAAATCAGGCGGCAACCCAAGAATGCTTCTTTGTACCGACCCTGATGCTGTACTGTTGACATTCACAAACTGGAGCCAGGCAAAACTCTTCAGGGCGGCTGACTTTAGCCCTGCCGTTGTGCATACAGCAAAAACGGCCTTGAGAAGATCAGGCAACCCTCCTGGGACTATTACAACTCACTTCGTAGATGTGGTATCAGGAAGTCCAGTAAGGATGAGCTGGGTTGGCGTGCTGGGGAAGGACCATGGCGATAATTATTGGCTTAGTGGACTTCTGCTGCCCTCGGTCTGGGCTAAGGTTGAAGAGGGGTTTGCCAAGCTGTGA
- a CDS encoding Putative cytochrome P450, with translation MELLVAVAFHNQTCYIPRITPASSVFHPICWQSFRYDEEFPRAVLKDSVCSTGNVIADRAAANPSYRSRRKDSSIFSITVMGDELYIATSPADVTAILKETKSLTFDPIIRLILGEFGMAKESLDALFEPRQKYNNRNWMDRQHDIFRSQMHPTSDKGEALSTRILRNIDQSMQSSLLNDARLLPLVRTGEKAVSLWKLCSHVLVDASTRAFWGDSLVHIAPDFVDNYLAFDAAYWKRDKSKKDANSCRQKNLIALEKWLRSPKAERSDASWLVKSLEQDYHAMGITDNAQIAAQYFLYHEVINANAFKSCFWLLAHVIFDKKLRADLEEEMLPAVQRHDQQIEIDIHYLLNECHLLGSVYEETLRLCSDPTGIRQVVQETKIGRKTVYPGHKLLMPYRQMHLDDMAFGASTGQFMATRFLNNKLLSKAENFRPFGGGNGHCPGRFLARREVYMLAALLLFRFEVDLSPGSEMPVIDEKAPTGGILRPVAGHDVLLDIKL, from the exons ATGGAGTTGTTGGTGGCTGTGGCGTTTCATAATCAAACCTGCTATATACCCAGAATTACCCCGGCCAGCTCAGTATTTCATCCCAT ATGTTGGCAATCTTTTCGCTATGATGAAGAGTTCCCACGGGCTGTACTCAAAGACAGTGTATGTAGCACTGGTAACGTGATCGCGGACAGAGCAGCTGCTAACCCGAGCTACAGATCTCGCCGCAAAGACAGCTCGATTTTCTCCATCACCGTCATGGGTGATGAGCTGTACATTGCGACATCCCCGGCCGATGTAACCGCAATCTTAAAGGAGACAAAGAGTCTCACATTCGATCCTATCATCCGTCTTATCTTGGGGGAGTTCGGTATGGCAAAAGAGTCGCTTGATGCTCTGTTCGAACCCCGGCAAAAATACAATAACAGGAATTGGATGGACCGCCAGCACGATATCTTTCGGTCCCAGATGCATCCAACCAGCGATAAAGGCGAAGCCTTGTCAACCAGGATACTTCGAAACATCGATCAGTCCATGCAATCATCGCTTTTGAACGACGCTAGGCTGTTGCCACTTGTGCGAACAGGAGAAAAGGCCGTGTCACTCTGGAAATTATGTTCTCATGTTCTGGTCGATGCTTCAACCCGGGCTTTCTGGGGAGATAGTCTCGTTCATATCGCACCGGACTTTGTCGACAACTACCTGGCCTTTGATGCGGCATACTGGAAGAGGGATAAGTCCAAGAAAGATGCCAACAGTTGCCGTCAAAAGAATCTCATAGCACTTGAGAAATGGTTGAGATCTCCCAAAGCAGAGAGGAGCGATGCTTCTTGGCTGGTAAAGAGCCTGGAGCAGGATTACCACGCCATGGGAATAACGGACAATGCCCAAATCGCGGCCCAGTACTTTCTCTACCACGAGGTTATCAACGCCAACGCATTCAAGAGCTGCTTCTGGCTTCTAGCTCATGTCATTTTCGACAAGAAGCTGCGGGCGGATTTGGAAGAGGAGATGCTGCCTGCCGTCCAACGCCATGACCAACAGATCGAGATTGACATACACTATCTCCTCAACGAGTGTCACCTTTTGGGATCTGTATACGAAGAGACTCTCCGCCTGTGCAGCGATCCAACAGGCATTCGACAAGTTGTTCAAGAGACAAAGATTGGGCGTAAGACGGTGTATCCGGGCCACAAATTGCTCATGCCTTACCGACAGATGCACCTGGACGACATGGCCTTTGGAGCGTCCACTGGTCAGTTCATGGCGACTCGGTTTCTCAACAACAAGCTCCTCTCAAAAGCAGAAAACTTTCGACCCTTTGGAGGCGGAAACGGCCACTGTCCTGGACGGTTCTTGGCTCGTCGCGAGGTATACATGCTTGCTGCACTTTTACTTTTCCGGTTTGAAGTTGATCTGTCCCCGGGTTCTGAAATGCCGGTCATTGATGAGAAAGCACCGACTGGAGGGATCCTCAGACCAGTGGCCGGGCACGATGTACTACTTGATATCAAGTTGTAG